One genomic region from Kineobactrum salinum encodes:
- the flgB gene encoding flagellar basal body rod protein FlgB: MIDKIAGSLDFYQQALGLRHQRQQVLATNIANADTPNYKARDFHFAEELARAAGPDGNGNRGLALSTTSARHIEGGLQSSGAQNLLYRVPDQPSLDGNTVDMDRERVAFADNSVRYQAALSMAKSRIQGLKSAMQSE, translated from the coding sequence ATGATCGACAAAATCGCCGGGTCCCTGGACTTCTATCAGCAGGCACTGGGCCTGCGGCACCAACGGCAACAGGTCCTGGCCACCAATATCGCCAATGCCGATACGCCCAACTACAAGGCGCGGGACTTCCACTTCGCCGAAGAGCTGGCGCGGGCCGCGGGACCTGACGGCAATGGCAATCGTGGACTGGCGCTGAGCACGACCTCTGCCCGCCATATCGAGGGCGGGCTGCAGTCGTCCGGCGCGCAGAATCTGCTGTACCGGGTGCCGGACCAGCCAAGCCTGGATGGCAATACCGTCGACATGGATCGCGAGCGGGTGGCCTTTGCCGACAACAGCGTACGCTATCAGGCGGCATTGTCCATGGCCAAGAGCCGGATCCAGGGGCTCAAGTC